Proteins found in one Planococcus citri chromosome 2, ihPlaCitr1.1, whole genome shotgun sequence genomic segment:
- the LOC135838179 gene encoding uncharacterized protein LOC135838179, protein MSTKSYLHFITFIGFLSISVHGFYENHSETHSISECRPTAYPKNTSDSLSESFVELFKQTSVVQVQLAIKMSEMEKRDIELNLKEKEAEKQKDVIKSLEELLKQKEECINKTAETLNETDSQVKLREAEVKQKEDIINKKETEVNYNEYLLKKREAEVNQKEHTINKKETEVKNNEELLKTRENQLNEKENELEKSNADVRKRIAQLKQNEENIEKTETEIKKREEILKKQEEKLKQIENKICSVSWVRTSDGNKPANALVGGRGASGTLYIGRAHHNGSLIPGWAYLGSNIYITDYGHAYSYNTDNYEVATFDKNNICRVIWVKASNGSVPTNAIVGGYDSHGENLYIGRAIHGDNLYVGKVQPSLHCLFIPSYDVVYRYTEYEVAVIELYGENQKIDNKNKDQSMKTITKLKNMHSKSYLHFTIFTVFLSISVQGFREATSNTHSISESIRHTALPKNTSDSLSESFVELFKQISAVQVQLAIKMNEMEKRDIELSLKEKEAEKQKNGIKKLEELLKQKEEYINKTEAELGNKEGKIELRETQVQKEEQSVDQAENEIKIKVKSIKEQEEHVKQREENITKFEIEIKKREEILKQKENKTCSVSWVRTFNGNVPANAILGGQEGTDTFYVGRANHSNFRIIGKVLPRLQSIYIPLYGKEYGYKDYEVAVINPPI, encoded by the exons ATGTCTACCAAATCATATCTTCATTTCATCACTTTTATTGGTTTTCTCAGCATCTCAGTTCATGGATTCTATGAGAACCATTCCGAAACGCATTCCATAAGTGAATGTAGGCCTACTGCTTATCCTAAAAACACATCTGATTCCCTATCAGAATCTTTCGTCGAGTTATTTAAACAAACATCGGTTGTACAAGTTCAGTTGGCTATCAAGATGAGCGAGATGGAAAAACGAGACATTGAATTGAATCTGAAAGAAAAAGAGGCTGAAAAACAAAAGGATGTAATTAAAAGCCTAGAGGAGCTACTCAAGCAAAAGGAAGAATGCATCAATAAAACTGCTGAAACTCTCAATGAAACTGACTCCCAAGTAAAACTTAGAGAGGCAGAGGTAAAACAAAAAGAAGACataatcaacaaaaaagaaactgaAGTCAATTATAACGAATACTTGTTAAAAAAACGAGAAGCAGAAGTAAATCAAAAGGAACACACAATTAACAAAAAAGAAACTGAAGTCAAAAACAACGAAGAATTATTAAAAACACGAGAAAACCagttgaatgaaaaagaaaacgaattggaaaaatcgAATGCAGATGTGAGGAAGCGAATAGCGCAATTGAAACAGAATGaagaaaatattgagaaaactgaaactgaaatcaaaaagagagaagaaattttgaaaaaacaagaagaaaaattgaagcaaatagaaaataaaatctgTTCAGTTTCTTGGGTTCGTACATCTGATGGTAATAAACCTGCAAATGCACTTGTAGGAGGACGAGGAGCATCAGGTACATTGTATATTGGGCGAGCACACCATAACGGTTCCCTGATTCCTGGATGGGCATATCTCGGGTCTAACATATATATTACAGATTATGGCCATGCATATTCGTACAACACTGACAATTATGAAGTTGctacatttgataaaaataatatctgTCGAGTCATTTGGGTCAAGGCATCCAATGGTAGTGTCCCTACAAACGCAATTGTAGGAGGATATGACAGTCATGGAGAAAACTTATACATCGGAAGAGCAATTCACGGGGATAATTTATATGTGGGAAAAGTACAACCCAGTCTTCATTGCTTGTTCATTCCATCTTATGACGTTGTATATCGTTACACCGAGTATGAAGTTGCGGTAATCGAATTATATGGC gaaaaccagaaaattgataacaaaaacAAAGACCAGTCAATGAAAACAATCACCAAGCTGAAAAACATGCATTCCAAATCATATCttcatttcaccatttttacgGTGTTTCTGAGTATCTCCGTTCAAGGATTCCGTGAGGCCACTTCTAATACCCATTCCATAAGTGAATCAATTAGGCATACTGCTCTTCCTAAAAACACATCTGATTCCCTATCAGAATCTTTTGTCGAATTATTTAAACAAATATCGGCTGTACAAGTTCAGTTGGCAATCAAGATGAACGAGATGGAAAAACGAGACATCGAATTGAGTCTGAAAGAAAAAGAGgctgaaaaacaaaagaatGGAATAAAAAAGCTAGAGGAGCTACTCAAGCAAAAGGAAGAATACATCAATAAAACAGAAGCAGAACTTGGAAATAAAGAAGGAAAAATCGAATTGAGAGAAACCCAAGTTCAGAAAGAAGAACAAAGCGTAGATCAGGCagaaaacgaaattaaaatcaaaGTGAAATCAATCAAAGAACAAGAAGAACATGTCAAACAGAGGgaagaaaatattacaaaatttgaaatcgaaatcaaaaaaagagaagaaatcttgaagcagaaagaaaataaaacttgttCAGTTTCTTGGGTTCGTACATTTAATGGTAATGTACCTGCAAATGCAATTTTAGGAGGACAAGAAGGAACAGACACATTCTATGTTGGACGGGCAAACCATAGCAATTTCCGGATTATTGGAAAAGTACTTCCCAGGCTACAGTCGATATACATTCCACTCTATGGCAAAGAATATGGGTACAAAGACTACGAAGTTGCTGTAATAAATCCACCCATCTGA
- the LOC135834405 gene encoding golgin subfamily A member 6-like protein 22 codes for MYSKSYLHFTTLMVILNNSVLGFYVDNSITIYKYPILSESNIQSPKNVSESLSESFIELIRKIMDVKVKLDIKMRDMEEQGIGLSLKENKTEKQKDEIKMLEELLKQKEKYINETAAELRNKEEKIKLRETHVQEKEQSIDQAEKEMKVKKRSIEEQEEQAKRREENMIATQMEIENRKNQLKTFEAELKQKQAEIESQKDEITKQLELIKLKEESVNKTKLLMEFRETSVKRGEEALKKNEIETSAEKERIKKRGEDLDKRETDVKQKEIEVKNNEESVKKREADVNQKEDKINKKEAENKNNEEILKEPETEVKEKEDPINKKETEVKNNEESKKKTRGRSKSKGRHNQQKRNQK; via the coding sequence ATGTATTCCAAATCATATCTCCATTTTACCACTTTGATGGTGATTCTGAACAACTCGGTTCTTGGATTTTATGTGGATAATTCTATTACAATATACAAGTATCCCATATTAAGCGAATCAAATATTCAGTCCCCTAAAAACGTATCTGAATCCCTATCAGAATCTTTTATCGAGTTGATTAGAAAAATAATGGATGTAAAAGTTAAATTAGACATCAAGATGAGAGATATGGAAGAACAAGGCATTGGTTTGAGTCTGAAAGAAAATAAGACCGAAAAACAAAaggatgaaataaaaatgctaGAGGAGCTACTCAAGCAAAAGGAAAAATACATCAACGAAACAGCAGCAGAACTcagaaataaagaagaaaagatcaaattgagggAAACCCACGTTCAGGAAAAAGAACAAAGCATCGATCAGgcagaaaaagaaatgaaagtgaaaaagaGATCCATCGAAGAACAAGAAGAACAAGCCAAACGGAGGGAAGAGAATATGATTGCAACACAAATGGAAatagaaaatcgcaaaaatcagTTAAAAACATTTGAAGCGGAATTGAAACAGAAACAAGCAGAGATCGAATCACAGAAGGATGAAATAACTAAACAACTAGAACTAATCAAGCTAAAGGAAGAAAGTGTCAATAAAACTAAATTGCTAATGGAATTCAGAGAGACTTCGGTGAAGCGAGGGGAAGAagctctcaaaaaaaatgaaattgaaacatctGCAGAAAAAGAACGTATTAAGAAACGTGGAGAAGACTTGGATAAAAGAGAGACAGACgtgaaacaaaaagaaattgaaGTCAAAAACAACGAAGAATCAGTAAAAAAACGAGAGGCAGATGTAAATCAAAAGGAAgacaaaatcaacaaaaaagaagctgaaaacaaaaacaacgaagaaattttaaaagaacCGGAGACAgaagtgaaagaaaaagaagacccgatcaacaaaaaagaaactgaagtcaaaaacaatgaagaatcaaaaaaaaaaacgagaggcAGAAGTAAATCAAAAGGAAGACacaatcaacaaaaaagaaatcaaaagtaA